The Anguilla anguilla isolate fAngAng1 chromosome 4, fAngAng1.pri, whole genome shotgun sequence genome has a window encoding:
- the LOC118224961 gene encoding melanocortin receptor 4-like has translation MNSTQHPGFIQVPHVRNHSSGAYPSAKGSGGEKDSPSGCYEQLLISTGVFLTLGIVSLLENILVITAIAKNKNLHSPMYFFICSLAVADMLVSVSNASETIVMELINRGHLSFGNGLIKSMDNVFDSMICSSLLASICSLLAIAVDRYITIFYALRYHNIVTARRTATVISCIWAFCTASGVLFIVYSESTTVLICLITMFFAMLALMASLYVHMFMLARLHVKRIAALPGNAPIRQRANMKGAITLTILLGVFVVCWAPFFLHLILMISCPRNPYCICFMSHFNMYLILIMCNSVIDPLIYAFRSQEMRKTFKEIFCWYSLPGACVCELPSKY, from the coding sequence ATGAATTCCACACAGCACCCCGGATTTATCCAGGTTCCCCACGTGAGGAACCACAGCTCAGGAGCCTACCCCTCTGCCAAGGGCTCTGGGGGGGAGAAGGACTCCCCCTCGGGGTGCTACGAGCAGCTGCTGATCTCCACCGGGGTCTTCCTCACCCTGGGCATCGTCAGCCTGCTGGAGaacatcctggtgatcaccgcCATCGCCAAGAACAAGAACCTGCACTCACCCATGTACTTCTTCATCTGCAGCCTGGCGGTGGCCGACATGCTGGTCAGCGTCTCCAACGCCTCGGAGACCATCGTCATGGAGCTGATCAACCGCGGCCACCTGTCCTTCGGCAACGGCCTGATCAAGAGCATGGACAACGTCTTCGACTCCATGATCTGCAGCTCGCTGCTGGCGTCCATCTGCAGCCTGCTGGCCATCGCCGTCGACCGCTACATCACCATCTTCTACGCCCTGCGCTACCACAACATCGTGACGGCGCGCCGGACGGCGACCGTCATCTCCTGCATCTGGGCCTTCTGCACGGCGTCCGGCGTCCTCTTCATCGTCTACTCGGAGAGCACCACCGTGCTCATCTGCCTCATCACCATGTTCTTCGCCATGCTGGCGCTGATGGCCTCGCTCTACGTGCACATGTTCATGCTGGCGCGGCTGCACGTGAAGCGCATCGCCGCCCTGCCGGGGAACGCGCCCATCCGCCAGCGCGCCAACATGAAGGGCGCCATCACCCTCACCATCCTGCTGGGCGTCTTCGTGGTCTGCTGGGCGCCCTTCTTCCTCCACCTCATCCTCATGATCTCCTGCCCCCGCAACCCCTACTGCATCTGCTTCATGTCCCACTTCAACATGTACCTCATCCTCATCATGTGCAACTCGGTCATCGACCCGCTCATCTACGCCTTCCGCAGCCAGGAGATGAGGAAGACCTTCAAGGAGATCTTCTGCTGGTACAGCCTGCCGGGGGCCTGCGTCTGCGAGCTGCCCAGCAAGTactga